CCGGTGGCACGTCGTCGGTAACGACGGCGCCGGACCCGATCACCGCGCCGTCGCCGACGGTCACGCCCGGATTGATCACCGCCTGGCCACCGATCCACACGTCGTCGCCGATCGAGACCGGTCGTCCGGATTCGAGGCCGCTCGCTCGTTCCTCGGGGTCGAGCGGGTGGGTCGCCGTGTAGACGTGGACGCCGGGCCCGAGGAGACAGTTCTCGCCGAACTCGACGGGACAGACGTCGAGGACGACGCAGTCGAAGTTGGCGTAGAAACGGTCGCCGACGCTGATCTGGTCGCCGTAGTCACACCGGAAGGGCGGCTCGACGTGGATCTCGCCGTCGACGCCGCCGAATAGGTCCCCCAGCAGCGACCGCCGCCGGTCGGTCGCCCCCGGTGCCGTGTCGTTGAACTCGGCGACGAGTTCGCGGGCT
This DNA window, taken from Halosimplex litoreum, encodes the following:
- a CDS encoding sugar O-acetyltransferase; translated protein: MDTEREKMLRGEPYDPSDPDLVAARRRARELVAEFNDTAPGATDRRRSLLGDLFGGVDGEIHVEPPFRCDYGDQISVGDRFYANFDCVVLDVCPVEFGENCLLGPGVHVYTATHPLDPEERASGLESGRPVSIGDDVWIGGQAVINPGVTVGDGAVIGSGAVVTDDVPPGVVVQGNPAEVVSEIE